A stretch of Triticum aestivum cultivar Chinese Spring chromosome 1D, IWGSC CS RefSeq v2.1, whole genome shotgun sequence DNA encodes these proteins:
- the LOC123160688 gene encoding gibberellin-regulated protein 12-like codes for MNVESYKPAGAEGSVPLKECPVKCKIRCSATSHKKPCNFYCNYCCKRCLCVPSGTVGNKEECPCYNNLKTQDGKPKCP; via the exons ATGAACGTAGAATCATACAAACCG GCTGGTGCAGAAGGATCTGTTCCTTTAAAAG AATGCCCAGTGAAATGCAAGATCCGTTGCTCAGCTACGTCACACAAGAAACCATGCAATTTCTATTGTAACTACTGTTGCAAGAGGTGCCTGTGTGTTCCGTCCGGCACGGTGGGCAACAAGGAAGAATGCCCGTGCTACAACAACTTGAAGACCCAAGATGGCAAGCCTAAGTGCCCGTGA